A stretch of the Psychroserpens sp. Hel_I_66 genome encodes the following:
- a CDS encoding alpha/beta hydrolase, which yields MYKLIAICLFLCMVSSTALALQSIQKDTSYTVNSSFNKYKKNFPQIEIVKPKQFENVIETENIQYKTLEKRNLCFDAFINTSENNPAVILIHGGGWKSGDKSHMKPMAQYIASKGYSCFAIEYRLSDEAQYPQGIYDLKEAIQYIKSNAARFRIDTTRVAILGTSSGAQMATLVGATNNNLKFEEKTDYSMSTTVQAIVNLDGVLAFVHPKSSEGKMASWWLGGTSEEKPEIWEQASALSHTDENTPPILFISSPYERFQAGREEMIEILDKHDIYNQVENFPDSPHTFWLFHPWFTDTVNYITTFLDKTLKNNKK from the coding sequence ATGTATAAGCTCATTGCAATATGCCTTTTCTTATGTATGGTTTCTTCAACAGCTCTTGCATTGCAGAGCATTCAAAAAGATACGTCTTATACAGTCAATAGTTCTTTCAACAAATACAAGAAAAATTTTCCTCAAATTGAAATCGTAAAACCAAAACAGTTTGAGAATGTAATAGAAACCGAAAATATTCAATACAAAACCTTAGAAAAAAGAAACCTTTGTTTCGATGCGTTTATAAATACTTCGGAAAACAATCCAGCAGTTATTTTAATTCATGGAGGTGGATGGAAGTCTGGTGACAAATCCCACATGAAACCTATGGCACAATATATAGCTTCAAAAGGCTATTCGTGTTTTGCAATAGAATACAGATTGTCTGACGAAGCGCAGTATCCTCAAGGTATTTATGACCTCAAAGAAGCGATTCAATATATTAAATCCAATGCTGCAAGATTCCGAATAGATACAACGAGAGTCGCTATTTTAGGAACGTCTTCTGGTGCACAAATGGCGACTTTGGTTGGTGCAACAAACAACAATTTAAAGTTCGAGGAAAAAACAGATTATTCCATGTCAACTACTGTACAAGCTATTGTGAATTTAGATGGTGTTTTAGCATTTGTTCATCCTAAATCCAGTGAAGGTAAAATGGCAAGTTGGTGGCTGGGTGGAACTTCAGAAGAAAAACCTGAAATATGGGAACAAGCATCAGCTTTATCCCATACAGATGAAAATACACCACCAATTTTATTCATCAGTAGCCCATATGAACGTTTTCAAGCTGGACGAGAAGAGATGATTGAAATTTTAGACAAACACGATATTTATAACCAGGTTGAAAATTTCCCAGACAGTCCACATACCTTTTGGTTATTCCATCCTTGGTTTACTGACACCGTAAATTACATCACAACATTTTTAGACAAAACACTTAAAAATAATAAAAAATGA
- a CDS encoding DUF4861 family protein has translation MKTLKFIMALCCATSIIACKSEKKEENKEDISVEKEVMETSKTYAEISIAEGGKWIDGTRGHEEYDGGTSFKNVQELRVPDNHTDHSWYIRYEGPGWESNKIGYRLYLDWRNAIDIFGKKTDTMVLSKVGQDGFDSYHEPEPWGQDILKVGSGLGIGSLGRLVDEKVMHFKEVDSTFASIQNNSDASSVIINYKGWKTGGDTIDLKSTLTIGSEQRYTKHTIEPSKAIEGIVTGIIDHGVNYFQKESENKKWAYIATYGEQTLVPDDLGMAIFYEVETTSEVKKGEHDYLIEFKPTTKPVFFYFLGAWEQEVDGIKTEAEFLTYLDGLLSELNSNNTL, from the coding sequence ATGAAAACACTAAAATTTATAATGGCGCTATGTTGCGCAACATCAATTATAGCTTGTAAATCAGAGAAAAAAGAGGAAAATAAAGAAGATATTTCAGTAGAGAAAGAAGTGATGGAAACATCAAAAACATATGCTGAAATTTCTATTGCTGAAGGAGGCAAATGGATTGATGGCACGAGAGGTCATGAAGAATATGATGGTGGTACTTCATTCAAAAATGTTCAAGAATTGCGAGTTCCAGATAATCACACCGACCATTCTTGGTACATACGTTATGAGGGTCCAGGTTGGGAAAGTAATAAAATAGGTTACCGTTTATATTTAGATTGGCGAAATGCAATTGATATCTTCGGAAAAAAAACCGACACCATGGTGTTGTCTAAAGTCGGTCAAGATGGTTTTGATTCCTATCACGAGCCAGAACCTTGGGGACAAGATATCTTAAAAGTCGGTAGCGGATTGGGAATTGGCTCATTAGGTCGTTTGGTTGATGAAAAAGTAATGCATTTTAAAGAGGTTGATTCTACATTTGCTTCGATACAAAATAACTCAGATGCATCTTCTGTCATTATAAATTATAAAGGCTGGAAAACAGGTGGAGATACGATTGATTTAAAATCTACATTGACTATTGGTTCAGAGCAGCGATACACGAAGCATACGATTGAACCTTCAAAAGCAATTGAAGGGATTGTTACAGGAATTATCGATCATGGTGTAAATTATTTTCAGAAAGAAAGTGAGAACAAAAAGTGGGCTTATATAGCAACTTATGGTGAACAGACTTTGGTGCCAGACGATTTAGGAATGGCTATTTTTTATGAAGTTGAAACCACTTCCGAAGTCAAAAAAGGAGAACATGATTATTTAATCGAATTTAAACCAACAACAAAACCTGTATTTTTTTACTTCTTGGGAGCTTGGGAACAAGAAGTTGATGGCATTAAAACGGAAGCGGAATTTTTAACCTATTTAGACGGATTGCTTTCAGAATTAAATTCAAATAACACATTATAA
- a CDS encoding cupin domain-containing protein: MKFSFRAICLFLLLASIQKTTAQEKTYSIEDCVNTFSKDKAIPTKVGYQYWFADKDFLDGRTLKLSVVAPGKSTHAPHQHPEDEFFFVLEGKAKFHLDGKEMVVEANTSLYCPSNSMHGISNVGETELKYLVIKKYEKSN; this comes from the coding sequence ATGAAATTTTCATTTAGAGCAATTTGTTTATTTCTGCTTCTAGCTAGTATTCAAAAAACGACAGCTCAAGAAAAAACATACTCTATTGAAGATTGCGTAAATACATTTTCCAAAGACAAAGCCATCCCAACAAAAGTGGGATATCAATACTGGTTTGCAGATAAAGATTTTTTAGATGGAAGAACGCTTAAATTAAGCGTAGTGGCACCTGGTAAATCTACTCATGCACCACACCAACATCCCGAAGATGAGTTTTTCTTTGTTTTGGAAGGTAAAGCCAAGTTTCATTTAGACGGAAAAGAAATGGTAGTTGAAGCAAATACAAGCTTGTATTGTCCATCCAACAGCATGCATGGAATAAGCAATGTAGGTGAAACAGAATTAAAATATTTAGTCATAAAAAAATACGAAAAGAGTAATTAG
- a CDS encoding glycoside hydrolase family 28 protein codes for MVLLFMLKEKRKQRSINVPLCLLFIMCFGLVACKKNKENKITSESGPWNTMNEIIASVKAPEFPDNVFNIMDYGAQPDSVSYNTEAFKKAIAACAEKGGGKVLVPKGKYLTGAIHLDNNINLHLEEGAEILFSTNPKDYYPLVPTSYEGVEFINYSPLIYVNNKTNVAITGKGVLNGQAGNDNWWKWVGKDTYGWEKGMPQQKDSLNLPRLMEMGQNGTPLEERVFGDGHYLRPNFIEFYECKNVLLQGVKITNAPFWIIHPFKSNGVTVDGVTVESHGPNNDGCDPEYSKNVIIKNCTFNTGDDCIAIKAGRDAEGRRVAIKSENIVVQNCKMIDGHGGVVIGSEMSAGVSNVFVENCTMDSPNLDRAIRLKTNSRRGGTIDGVYVRNVNVGQVKEAVLKLNMHYATYTNQTGEFIPVIKNIVLENITVKNGGYFGVLAKGYEESPITNITLKNVRIEKVDEAFSLEHVKNLKLIDTYINGSLMQSPPDTKE; via the coding sequence ATGGTTTTATTATTTATGCTAAAAGAAAAAAGAAAGCAAAGATCGATTAATGTCCCTCTTTGTTTGTTATTTATAATGTGTTTTGGTTTAGTGGCCTGTAAAAAGAACAAGGAAAATAAAATAACTTCGGAAAGTGGTCCTTGGAACACAATGAACGAAATTATCGCCAGTGTTAAAGCCCCTGAATTTCCAGATAATGTTTTTAATATTATGGATTATGGCGCTCAGCCAGATAGTGTTTCATATAATACTGAAGCCTTCAAAAAAGCCATTGCTGCCTGTGCTGAAAAAGGTGGAGGAAAAGTTTTAGTTCCTAAAGGAAAGTATTTGACCGGTGCAATACACTTAGATAATAATATCAATTTGCATTTAGAGGAAGGTGCAGAGATTTTATTCAGTACTAACCCAAAGGATTATTACCCATTGGTACCAACATCTTATGAGGGTGTAGAATTTATAAATTACTCACCACTAATTTATGTGAACAATAAAACCAATGTGGCTATTACAGGTAAAGGTGTTCTTAATGGTCAGGCAGGCAATGATAATTGGTGGAAATGGGTCGGAAAAGATACCTACGGATGGGAAAAAGGAATGCCACAACAAAAAGACAGTCTAAACCTTCCACGATTAATGGAAATGGGTCAAAACGGTACACCTCTTGAAGAACGAGTTTTTGGAGATGGTCATTATTTACGTCCAAATTTTATCGAATTTTATGAATGTAAAAACGTGCTTTTACAAGGTGTAAAAATTACTAATGCACCTTTCTGGATAATCCATCCTTTTAAATCTAACGGTGTAACTGTAGATGGTGTAACCGTAGAGAGTCACGGACCAAACAACGATGGTTGTGATCCAGAATATTCAAAAAATGTAATCATCAAAAATTGTACATTCAATACTGGTGATGATTGTATCGCTATTAAAGCAGGACGAGACGCAGAAGGTAGAAGAGTGGCCATTAAAAGTGAAAACATCGTCGTTCAAAATTGCAAAATGATAGATGGTCATGGTGGTGTGGTCATTGGTAGCGAGATGTCTGCAGGTGTTAGCAATGTCTTCGTAGAAAATTGTACCATGGATAGCCCTAATTTAGATAGAGCCATACGTTTAAAAACAAATTCAAGAAGAGGTGGTACTATTGACGGTGTTTACGTTAGAAACGTCAATGTTGGGCAAGTGAAAGAAGCAGTATTAAAATTAAATATGCATTATGCAACTTATACCAATCAAACTGGTGAGTTCATTCCAGTAATTAAAAATATAGTGTTAGAAAATATAACGGTTAAAAATGGTGGTTACTTTGGGGTTTTAGCAAAAGGCTATGAAGAATCACCAATTACAAATATTACATTGAAAAATGTAAGAATAGAAAAAGTAGATGAAGCCTTTTCTTTAGAACATGTTAAAAACTTAAAGCTTATAGATACTTATATTAATGGATCTTTAATGCAAAGCCCACCAGATACAAAAGAGTGA